The Diachasmimorpha longicaudata isolate KC_UGA_2023 chromosome 2, iyDiaLong2, whole genome shotgun sequence genome segment GATATTTCCTGTTTTTTGTTATTCCCTGAAATACGTGTGAGAACAGATCTATTTCGTTTTTATGTTTCGCGAAAACGCATCGTATGGAATGGACGAGTTGCATAGGGGGCCTTTTATATTTCGGAAATGTCCCAGGTTAGTACATCTCAAAATGGGCTTATCTACTGTAAAGTTCGACTCGTTTTCAATACCTTTCACGACTTTGACGCGCATACGCTATTTATACTGTTCAAcgagactgaaaaaaattcatcctaTTTGAGAGATCGAACGTAAAGatatgcaaaaatattttgaataagAGTAAAGCCatatttgattattattttttctctattcCCGGAATATGCGAAGCCCCTTCTcacgaatataaaaaatcatctggacataattatttccccgacgttaaaattttcaggagaaaataGTAAATGAAAACCCCTGGAAACTGCCAGACATGTATGGATATATCTCACTCTCAAGCCTCATTCCTCGATTTTCTTGGTTCTCCTCCCCGGTTTTATCATGGTGTGCGCAGTGTGAGCTGTTTCCCCTCTAGTCGTAAAATCGATGTACTCGAGTGAGATGGTAGAGAAATGAGAAGAACCTGCGTTTATACAGAAAACTAGtggggagaaatattttgCGACACTTTTGTGCAGTGCAGACAGGGTCGAGAGGGTATGAGTAACCGTCACGTTTTATCGAATTAACCGCGTCAAGACTGGTGCTATTCTAGGGCTTCGGGATGATGTTGCATTATAGAGGATTACTTGAAGATTTCAAATCCCGTGAGCATTTGCCATTGTTTCCACATGGTCAACTGTTTGCCGAGGACAATTGACTCACGCGGAAATGCATGAGGGACGAGAATTCCTCGGGTTAAATATTTGTCTGATGTTGGAAGAATGAGGGGAAAAGGACTTTCGAGCTTTCGACAGTTCTCCGAGTttttttcagtggaaaaattcatGGTGAGGGTGAATTCGAGGAATAGTttaccagtttttttttgttcgagcTTCTTCCAATTTTGTACTCGGTGAAACATTCTCGGCGGAAACATCCGGTACGAATCTTTGAAATTTAACGAGTTACGTTTTCGGATCCGGTGGAGGTAGAGGAATTTTCGGGGAAAAACTCAGAGACTCGAACTGCTGATGATGTGATGTATTgatgtgaaaaatttgaagaaattggTGTGCACAGCGTCAGTGTCATACAGCCCTCCAGGAGCAGCGAGCCCGGGGCATAATCGGTTCATCAACTGTAACAGGGAATAACGCAAAGCCTTTCACAATTTCTGTTTGCTCCCAAGTATTACTCAACCATTAACGTTCAATCTCCATTCATCCGCCCTTTCTTCCTGGAACTGAAAGCACCACAAATGCCAGCCAGACCCGGAAAATCCAACTTGTTCCTCAATGTTTGAAACATGATAGTCGTATCCACGAAACATTTAccatttttcatctcatttatTGTTCCCGGGGAGTTATCCCTCGCTTCGGCGAGTCACTCCGGTTCTCTAATTTTCATCTTGAAGTCGTGACGATTTCAGTTGAAGTGCCTTAGAAATAAAAGCATCCGCATTTTGCTGAGATGAAGGAAAAGATGGTGAGGAGAATgaagaagagaagaaaaatgaaacgacggggaaaaaattaagcAGTGAAGAGTCGAGTATCAGGCGACTGAGTGTGGAATAATCCAATATAAGCTCTGAAGGAGTCTCTCGCCTTGGTATATAGGTATGTAATACGTGTGCAAAAGCCCTGGGTATTAAATTTTCGTGTAACAATGGACGAGCGTTTGAAAGCACACCCACTTTTCCTCCTCCTTGCATTCTCTCCAACCGTATATATTTCTCTCCTCCATTATCTCATATCTTTCCGCCCTCTCGGTGGGGGCAGAATGCAGTTGAGAAGTAGACGACATATTTTACGAGGCATCATTTTTACTTAATGAGTTTTGTCGGAATGTTGCGCATCATTgctagtaaaaaaataaaaggggtgAAAAGGGTGAATACAGACTGGTGGGTCTTCATTACAGTTGCCATTATGCGATTGCTTATTTATAGGACTGGTAACGAAGGGTTTTTTTAATGGTAATGAAGATACACTGCGTCATAAAGAGAATTTGCCCGTTGAggatggaaatttatttttctttcacagAATATGAGATGAATCACCCTTATCGCAATAAATGGGAATGAAGAGCTACTTTTGTGCGGGCTTTAATGCGGGATTTTGATAATAAACTTGTACTTGTGTTATGATGTTTTGTATGAATGGATCATTGTAGTCATTGTTAACTTCCCTGTTGGTAATTTTGCTCGTCGTGTTGCTCAACGTgtttattattcatcatttcTGGGCGAACATCAGGGTTTATATTCGAATATTATTCTGACTGCGCCCGAAATTATTGCGCCATCGTGAAGTGAAATGGAAAAGTTAAGTTCTTGGGACAATCGAGTACCTTAATTCCTCAATAATATTGCGAATCACGCCGATAAACTTTGATTGGATTCGTCACTAGTGATAAAGTGAGTATTTGTTTTCAGCACAACTCACCCACAATTGGGACAGTCTAGTAgtgaggagagagggagagagagagctgTGAGAAAAAGtagttttgttttttcaacaaaGTGTAATCCAAGGGGTTTCCAATCTCCACCTGGATTTCAGAAACTCTGTGCACCATTCCCACAGTCGTGTCAAACTGTTTCCAGAACTTTGCTTGTTAGCTATATCACCCATTCCATACTTTTGTCTCTAACATCAGTCGTACTGCACTTACTCACTCCCTCGGGGGCGGGTTTTCCCAGTTGCCTCAGATACAGTGGGCGAAAAGGGAAGAAATAAGGGTATAAATCACGCTCTCCAAGTGTAAAGGAGAATAAAAGGCCATTTGTTATTATCGAGTCATGATTTTCGTTACGAATTTGCCGATTTATCGTAGTAATCGAAACACGAGAGCGTCACTTCTTTACCAGACAAACAGAGGAATCGGTGAATGAGTGGATGTCTAAGAGACTAAGGGATAGCAACGTCTTTGTTCAGCCCTTTTTCTGTGATTCCAACCAAATAAGTGAACTGAAATGTCCAGCTGGCATTCGTTGTTTAATAATTCGTTCAGAGAATCAATGGACAACTTGATCTTCCATTTCGCGAAATGTCAGTGAAAATGTCAGTTGATAGAAAGCAATGTCTAAGAATACATTCTTTACATGACGAATACCGAAATGATACAAGTGATGACAAGAAAACTGAGATTGTTGAAATACATTGACCCCAGCTGAATGCCAGTTGTGAAGTTGCTTGTCTATTAATACAACTTGAGTACGGAATAGAACACAACGCAGTGGCATCACACACAAACTGATGGTGTAGCCTCCGTTAATCACGGGTACTTCAGTGTACTTCGTCAGCAGTATGCCACTCAGTGAAACAAGCAAACTTCCCCAACAGACTGAAACGTTGAGACGTTTAATCCCCGAATGCAACTGCATGCGaaactttggaaatttttctttcccgAGTTGCGAAATGTAATTTGTTCAGTCCACCGAAAAAATTACTCTTCACCTAAAAGGGTGAAGCCAGTGAAATGTGGAAATACAGACGCGAGAAATACGAGATGATGAAAGTACTGAGGACTGTTatagattaatttaattaaagttGAGGAAATTACAGTCACAGAACTTTATCGTTGACTGGTAAATTTAAGAAAATGTCGGAGATCAGTCGTACGCTTCGTTCACAGCAAAACTAAATGTCTAAATTTCGTTCAGGTATTGCATGTAGAGTGACAATTTGTTTGAATGTCAGATGATTAGGTGACTAAACATCTTAATTAAGATATAAGTTGATTTAGTCGAATAAATGTTTCTAAAATCGTGCAGAATTCAGATATTGGTTTTTGCTGTGATTACTCCCCCATTAGGATGTGACTCGTACAGGTTATTAACAGTGAATCGAACCTACGATGGGTCAGACCAATAACCTCCTAACTCGACCAAGCTTGAgtcactttgaaaataatttcttgttccagatatttctcatcgtcattttttccacagaaaagatttaaaaaatcttcataTCTCTGCCCAGTCCCAATGTCTGTTTTTCCCCTGTAATCATAGACTCATTTGTTATCTACACCcaggctggtgccattctcataaaaattccaacCAAATTGTGCATGAAATGCCAATTTCGATAAGTGCACTCTGAACAGATGCAATTTCACCGATTTGCGGATAGGGTGAAGTGATATTccggaaaatattcaatttgacGAATTTCCTCCGCCCCTTTCGTGAACAATTGCCTTCACGCGTTTTCTCATTTACTTCGAAGGATAAAGGAGGTTGGGTAATGAGCTTGTATTCAGAGTTAACTCAGCTGAAAAGTAATTAGTCAACAAAAGCTCTCGTTCAGTGATTCCGAGGGTCGACACGGCGCAATTGAAATTCCGGAGAATTGAATTCGATAGACGATGGGATAAATCAAGTTAATCCAAATCAATTATAATCCGTCATAATTGATTCGGATTGTCATACTGAATTGAAAATGCGTTACAAATATGATAGCAGAATTTATTCCATCCAGgagaaaatgggaaattaatttttcctaaaTGTCAGCATTCATTGGGTTATTGAACCTTACAGCCCCTCGTGTAGTGGCTATTTCAAATGGAGCATTACGAGAACATCATTCATGCCGaatgaataatcaaggaatttCTCCGAAAGGTAATAAAATGACGTCGGGTGAGACATACGACGTGTTAGCCAATATTTTCAGACACCCATCCAATATCCCATGAATGCTGAGCGATTTATTCCAAGACAGGGTCACCGGCCTGTAATTTCCAGAATAACCGAGTGATTTACTGGTCCACTATCCATACATCCATGATACATTATTACCAACTATTATGTGGTTTGTTTCGAATTATTTAGTGTATTGTGAATTTCCCAAAATACACGACGCGATTTCGAGACTCGTTGTGGGATTATACGAGACCACAAGCCGGATTAATCTATCCCTCGACACAATCGGATGACAGAGATGTGATGTATGGTTTCATCCCATGTGATGAGCTTATATCGAGCGCTTTCACAATTATTCCTGCGCtttgcctttttttttttgattagtCGGAGAGCTTAATAACACTTCCGACTTAATCCGAGATTATTTCTTTATGGAGGAAGAGCGCCATTCTTCCCACGACTGACAACCACCATTACGTTGACAATATTGTCTTGGGGATAGCCAATATTAATCTTCGAAATTACAGAGTATTTCGGtggattttataattttttttccagcaagATTTTAGGTGCGCAGAGAGGAAAGTTCAAAAAATTACAGTCTGTTCCATCGAAATTGAGTTAATTTCGCATAATTGTTCTCTATCGCTCTGCAGAGGACTCCGTACACTCATGAAAATTCGCAAAAATCCCCCGACCCTGGGGCTTGAATTGAAAACTAAACTCAACTGCAAACTCACTTAAATGGATCACTCAATTGTTCATGAATTAAGAACAATATCCTGAATTTGACGATTTTCCTCTTTTGTGTTTATTCTGTTTCCCTACAAAGCAATATTCGATAAGCATCAATACACTAATAATACCCTCTGATTTCTCAAATGGAGCAGAAAAATCCGCTCCACCTGGCATTATTCAGTGAATTGGAATTTCCCTCTTTTACCCTACGCCGTGATTTcaaatcacaatttttccatcatttttcaatatcaaAGAACGCGAAATGATGAATGAAATATTCTGCGCCCTCGACGGAACGTTGAAAAACAAtgcggaggggaaaaaaaagatgacggaaaactcttcaaactaaatagaatttttttcctcgtttttcattaaaattgcaaTATTTCAATGTACGATAAAAACGAGTTATCGAACTAGCGTTGGTTGCAAGAAGGAAACAAAGacttggaataaaaaaaaaaagcaaaagtGCGCCTTTGAAAGGCTACATCCCGTGATGCACGAGCATGAACGAGATGAAGAGGCAATAAAAAAACCAAGTCTTTATTATTCGAACCGTGTACTCCTGAGAAGCTATATGACTCTCAGATGACTGGAGCAGACGAATATGCATGGACCGAGGGAAATGCCCGCAGCCATCCTCGGCCCGTAAGTAGATAAGTCTAAGCCGATAGTAAAAGGGCTCACAGACGTCGCAAGAACGCCCTGTAGAATACTAAATTCCCTACCCCTTGATCAAAGAAATATGAGTAATGTTTCGAACCACATGATAACGCTGTAAAATACATGACTTCATTTGACGTAGCTGATTATTGAgccaaaaataattctccataatgaatcgaaaattaattaattaaatgatgatATCCATCCACTGTTCACTTATGCAATATTCAATAGACGTTAAAAGCGTCTGGAAATCCCGAAACCCGAAAAACAAATCGGAGATCTCCCTATAGCTCAGTTGCAATATAAATCGTGAACGCGAAGCGCAATCGACGTTCCtacaaaattcatcaatttcgaTCACTGATTCGCAGGGACTCTTGACGAAAATATCCGACAAAATTGGAGCAGCCAAGAGACTCCGGcggacaattaattatttactactgatttattatttgaagAAAACACTAtcgagtttttttcgtttctgaACATTTTCTCTATCAGGCCAATCTCgacgttgaaaaaatataaatgcaTTTGCACTTGAAACACCCAAAACATTCATTGAGATGTCCAGTAAAGCAATAAATTCTTCTAATCTTATGACCGAACAATGTTAAATCCCTCTAAATTCTATTGAAATGATAAATCTAACGATTTCCGTTCCCCACTAAATCGAACGTAccttaaaaaatccataaaacttAAATTTCCTTCTAAAAGTGCACCCTTCACTACCAAGTTCAACAACAACATTGCCCCATCGATTACCGCTGCATACAAAATTACCCCAACCACCTAACAATAACTTTTCGCAACGACAGTGGCAATCACAATCAATCAATTGCAGCTGCCGAAGGACAGCGCTTTAATTGATCGCATTTAGACGAGAGTGTCGTACATGTAAATACATATCCGACACATTTTGAATGCGGAAGGGCAGAATTCGTAGATCCGCGATATCGTTAAACACCGGTGGATAGTGCAGGGTGGGATGAACGCAAGGGGAAGGGAGCGAGGGGATGGCCGCAAGGCTCGTGACGATCGACCGCGCGCCATTGGCTATTCGGTGGGGTGATATGCCACTGCAGTACTCACCATAGTAATACGTTGTGTCAATAAATACTCGGGTGAATTGCACGCTGGAGGATCGAATCTCTTGCGTCGAGTCCAAGtgcaatttcgatttttctcccAAAACAATTAAGAGAGACTGAGACACAGGCGGGTCACACTGGCAGCTGTTAGGCCGAAACTAGTGTCACGATTTCATGTCAGCCGGCCGTTCCCGGCCACGGGTACCTTTTCTCATGTGCGCATGTTTCTACTGCTTCCActcccaccaccaccacaatGCTTTTTGCCATTTTCCACGGCAACCCCGTGGACGGATGGCGGATATGCGCCTTCTAGGTTCAAGGGGTAAAAAAACATGAGTCAGGGGCAAAGACATATTTGTTGCATACTTGACTTTAATTAAAGTGGGAGAGGGTGATTAATTATGCTGGGATTGAATTCCTTTGGGTGAAGATCGTTGTGGTGAATCAAGATTTTTAACTTCACGATTTATATCggttaatttattgtaattatcCCGAAAATCGGATGACTTTCCAGTGGGAAgcgtttcaatgaatttttgtagTGGGTAATTGTCGGAGGACTTTGAAAAATAAGATTTATTATACATCAGGCGTTAATTGAACTGCGGAAAAGAGATTAATTATGATCGGACTTCTTTGATAGAAAATCTTGAAAGCAGATAAAAGATTTTTCCCTGGAGACTCTTTCCcctgtttaattaatttctcttaTGGATTCTCCGGAGTTATTAATCAATTGCTAATTGATGCTGTTTGCAGAACTTGACcggagaaatatatttttcacttgATTGATTATCGAGTGAAGGAATAGATAATACTGATCAGTTGCATCGATTTGTGTTTTATAGATAAAACTGGCTGATTTATTTCTGCACATTGGGAATAGACAAGGTGAATTCAGTGAGGATTGCCGAGATAAATTCAGAAAGTATAGATATGCTGAGACGGCATTGGCAGAATGAGGGGATGAGGAAAGTTCTGAGTAGTTGCAGTATCATTGATGAGATTTTAGAGATGAGGAAATTACAGCGTTGCTGAGGTAAGTAGCCGTCTGGTTCCTCAGAATTATCTCtcacgaaaattcaattttcaacgataaTCTCTTGGATATCTTCTGTAAAATTGTTCACCTtgtttcatgatttttatcaaaatttttgtgtCATTCCCAATGTCTGTTTAATTCGGGTGATTCCTGAAAGTTCGAAGAAATATCCAAGAGATCCCTTTAGGCACCATGTTAACTTTTTTTCGCGTAAATGTCTTTAAGACAATAATTCCTACGGCACCAAATTTGATAAAACCAACAGAGCAAACTCGTTTCGAACAATACCCCGATGTTATCGTTCACTTCTGCCTTCGCCTGGCCTCTGCCAGTGATAATTCGAATCCTCTTGCAGTAGATACGGTAACTAACAGTCGGACATGAAGCGCTCAGGCACTAAACCGCATCGGCAAGGAACCCCTCTAGATTTCCATCATCAACACGATGAGCGATCATGCCAATAGAAGTAATAACGTTACAATtcgaataattcaattgcaCAATTGAACGGAACGCGCACAATCTAATGGGCATCAATTCACTTCCGTTAggttaaaaaaaacatcaaagaGGTCAGTGAATACTGAAAGAACTTTATTGACCACCATAATATCCaccaaaaataatgttttttttttaattttcattggacaaatgatttataaaatatttaaacataATTGTGGGCAGTATCATAGAGCTGCTATCATGAAACCATTTTGCTCGACTAAGGTTTAGAGCATTGCCTGACATTTTTCCATCGAGTCCAATTCTGCAGCGAAAACATTTAAGAACAAAATATTAGATATATATTATCGTTATCGAATTCTCCTCTTTCTATCTGTAATAGGGAAcaacgaaagaaaaattatacaaaaacCCATTTGTTTCCTAGTTAGTGTTGGATTGGTTCGTGCAAAAGTTACGATTGAATCGACACGACATCCTCTTGGATCACTGCCTGATTTATTTGTACCTCAAGGGTACAACGATGCCGTCGTATCGatcattctcaatcccccagCTCTTTATCAATACTTCCCTCTTGATAGCTTCACGATAACTCTTAATATCTGTTATCATTCTCAGCCACAGGCCAACCATCTCGATCATGTACCATCTCTTCATGTTCTCCTCAACTTCTAAGTCCCTTGGGTTCTCCATTGAAGTGTCTTCATCCAAATTTTCGTCGAGAGACGTGTCATATTCGTCGATGGGGGCCAGAGGACTCGGAAAGTTCTCCAGACTGGCCGAGACAAAGAGATCGTTCAGGATATCCTCATTTCGAGCCAATACTCGGCGAACTGTTACACGAACTGTTTCGTATAGACGTCGAAAACGATTCTCGGGTTTTTCGGTGAGGAGAAGGTCAAGGTAACGCTCTTGTTTGTTGGAGGGGCCGGTTGAAGGTGGTGGTGAAGCGTCTAGAGTTTGTTTTATGAAATCGTGCATTTCCTCGATTGATTCGAACCGATTTATTTGGGCAAAACCGTGAAAGTTCTCACGGTATTCTTGGGCCATTTGGTGGAGGCTCTCGTCAACTGTTACCTTAATTTCTGGTGGATCTGGAGAGTCCAGAAATAAACGAAGTTCTAATTAGTAGGcttcattaatatttcaatCCTAAGTAAAGAGATTATCGGAcataatcgaaaaaaaattgaatggacaTAAACATTCAGACTAAAATGAGTTTAGAAATCCTTTGCTGTTACAATgatcgaataataataaatttccgcCCACTTGAGCCCGTTCTACCCCACTAGGTTCAGTTCCCGACTCAATATTTGCGCAAtcgaatggattttttttacctatCATTGAATTTGAGACATTAAGATTATCGGGAATCGAAACAGCTGGTCTCAAATCTGCTTCTTCAACTTCTTCATCGTCCTCTTTGTCGCTGCTATCCTCCTCTTCTTCTGGACGCCAGTTTTGACCATTTATTTCGTGGTTTTCGGAATGGCCGAGTCTTGCTGGAGAATCTAAAGCCAGTTAGTCTCAGGTGGTAATAAAGGGGAAGTGTTCAGGACTCACCGTCGAGTTCGTGGGATGGTCCAGCTTCAACCATATCGATTGTCTCGTCTTCCTCGACAATGCTCTCGTTGTGGTACTCGTTGGCACCGCACGGTCCCAAGAACCACTGACCCACTAGATTTCTGTAACTTTTCGTTCTCACTACAGTCCTTGGCACCCTCGCTCTTGTTGCAGTTAGGATATCTTTAGTGTGTATTTTCATTCCTCCGTTCTCATCGAGGCGAGGCGATCGCTTCAGCTTCTCGTTAATATCATTATCTTTAATTAacagtttttttattacataatATCGATTAGGCCACTGCAGGTAATCAATGGTCCAGAGGCGATAGCGTGGTGTAGGGGAAAAGatgtaaaaattatctcaagGATGttagaaatttcgaaattttcaagtgattattacgaaaaaaattatttacaaaatgaGCGAAGAGATTTAAAATTTGAGATCACAAATCGTTCCACTTTGCCCCGTTCTCTGTTAATAACATAGGAAGGTGGTATCGGCTGTTCCCCTCAAATAGAATGTCTGCATTGATGTTAATTGGGAAGATCACAAGACGACCATTTCGCCCCTGAAtcgaaatttatgaattttctctcGAACTGATTACctgtgaaaattttcactctcTCGACAATGTCCCTCACTCACGATTCACCGTAGAATGACAAATGTCGATACCAATGTGTCTGCCACACGTAACAAAACACGAGGATACCCTATTTCAATCGTAGGTCATTGACGAAACGATGAGAATAGCCAGGGTCCAATGCGAATTGCGCATCTGCGAACAATATTGCATCGTCAATAATCGAATACTTTATTTATATCGATCTCTGCAGTTGGTCATCAACCCACTTCTGTACTCTCTACACACGGAAGAACATCGAATCGTCATTTCAGCGATATAGGTTTCAGCAGGATTAAGCTTGTTAATCGTCTTAAAATTTCTATCTCAACCCTTCATGAAATATCAGCTCTACTCACAGAAAAATTCACTAttcaaaatccccaaaaaaggAGCGAAACACTTTaaacaacatttttattttacttttcatGTTTTTCAAGCCTCGAATACAATGTTCATAcacaattacattttttcatatttcccatattaatttttaatcaacgaACATCGAGCTCGTCGTTTAACTCTTGACGTGCccacaattaaaatttatattgcATATTTATGCACCCACTTAGTGAGTTCTTGACAACAATAAATTGAATGTTTAATTGTGTATAGCTTCACAGCTGTATTGACATCAATCTCAAAGTAATTGCAATGGTacgtttcaataat includes the following:
- the LOC135172877 gene encoding uncharacterized protein LOC135172877 isoform X2, with the protein product MKIHTKDILTATRARVPRTVVRTKSYRNLVGQWFLGPCGANEYHNESIVEEDETIDMVEAGPSHELDARLGHSENHEINGQNWRPEEEEDSSDKEDDEEVEEADLRPAVSIPDNLNVSNSMIDPPEIKVTVDESLHQMAQEYRENFHGFAQINRFESIEEMHDFIKQTLDASPPPSTGPSNKQERYLDLLLTEKPENRFRRLYETVRVTVRRVLARNEDILNDLFVSASLENFPSPLAPIDEYDTSLDENLDEDTSMENPRDLEVEENMKRWYMIEMVGLWLRMITDIKSYREAIKREVLIKSWGIENDRYDGIVVPLRYK
- the LOC135172877 gene encoding uncharacterized protein LOC135172877 isoform X1, producing MKIHTKDILTATRARVPRTVVRTKSYRNLVGQWFLGPCGANEYHNESIVEEDETIDMVEAGPSHELDDSPARLGHSENHEINGQNWRPEEEEDSSDKEDDEEVEEADLRPAVSIPDNLNVSNSMIDPPEIKVTVDESLHQMAQEYRENFHGFAQINRFESIEEMHDFIKQTLDASPPPSTGPSNKQERYLDLLLTEKPENRFRRLYETVRVTVRRVLARNEDILNDLFVSASLENFPSPLAPIDEYDTSLDENLDEDTSMENPRDLEVEENMKRWYMIEMVGLWLRMITDIKSYREAIKREVLIKSWGIENDRYDGIVVPLRYK